Proteins encoded together in one Bosea sp. (in: a-proteobacteria) window:
- a CDS encoding S26 family signal peptidase → MRRSRLILVTALAAMGVGYPALTQMPIKLIWNASASAPIGFYTIEFDGPFEVTDLVAVDAPEPLATYLATRGYLPRSVPLLKRILGVSGQTVCRSNLTITVDGVAVGAALERDRIGRDLPVWRGCRRIATGEVFLMNWQVRDSLDGRYFGLTSTDQIIGRAVPLWTDEEGTGRFEWRAPTR, encoded by the coding sequence GGCTATCCGGCGCTCACCCAGATGCCCATCAAGCTCATCTGGAACGCATCGGCCAGCGCGCCGATCGGCTTCTACACGATCGAATTCGACGGTCCCTTCGAGGTCACCGATCTTGTCGCCGTCGACGCGCCCGAGCCGCTCGCAACCTACCTTGCGACACGCGGCTACCTGCCCAGGAGCGTGCCGCTCCTGAAGCGCATCCTCGGCGTGTCCGGGCAGACCGTCTGCCGCTCGAACCTCACCATCACCGTCGATGGCGTCGCGGTCGGCGCGGCGCTGGAGCGCGATCGCATCGGCCGCGATCTGCCGGTTTGGCGGGGCTGCCGCCGCATCGCGACCGGCGAAGTCTTCCTCATGAACTGGCAGGTCCGCGACAGCCTCGACGGTCGCTATTTCGGCCTGACCTCCACCGACCAGATCATCGGCCGCGCGGTCCCGCTGTGGACCGACGAGGAAGGAACCGGCCGCTTCGAATGGCGCGCGCCGACGCGGTGA
- a CDS encoding DUF736 domain-containing protein: MPQIGQFTRQETGFAGKLETFTLFRDVVIVPAEHSDAENAPDYRVHASDDGKAEAGAEIGAGWKRTGERAGEYIAVLIDDPALPHPIRANLFRDDDAGSAWSLHWSRPRDRSEKD; encoded by the coding sequence ATGCCTCAGATCGGTCAATTCACTCGCCAGGAGACCGGCTTCGCCGGGAAGCTGGAGACGTTCACGCTCTTCCGCGACGTCGTCATCGTTCCGGCGGAACATTCCGATGCCGAGAATGCGCCCGACTACCGCGTTCACGCCAGCGACGACGGCAAGGCCGAAGCCGGCGCGGAGATCGGCGCGGGCTGGAAACGCACCGGCGAACGCGCAGGCGAATATATCGCAGTGCTCATCGACGACCCGGCCTTGCCGCACCCGATCCGCGCCAATCTGTTCCGCGACGATGATGCCGGCAGCGCCTGGTCGCTGCACTGGTCGCGTCCGCGCGACCGCTCCGAGAAGGACTGA
- a CDS encoding lytic transglycosylase domain-containing protein, producing the protein MFARRTSTSQRSAPGRYPSARRMALLLLRGLLVGASVTGAAHAQSSPPARTASAEPHAAFIAEASQRFGIPEAWIVAVKRAESAGDVRAVSSAGAMGLMQVMPNTWAELRVRYRLGRDPYDPRDNILAGAAYLREMYDRYGTIPAMLAAYNAGPARYDAHLQTGRALPAETRAYVALIAPQLGASAPSSMPPVAPPPPPDWREAPLFVVRSADARAAVSRSSAARSDDSRSSVAARSLDPTEASEASDAPLVVARADPGAPR; encoded by the coding sequence ATGTTTGCTCGCCGAACATCGACGAGCCAGCGGAGTGCGCCCGGGCGGTATCCATCCGCCCGGCGCATGGCTCTCCTTCTCCTTCGCGGCCTGCTTGTCGGGGCGAGCGTGACGGGCGCTGCCCATGCGCAATCCTCGCCACCGGCGCGCACGGCATCCGCCGAACCGCACGCTGCCTTCATCGCGGAAGCCTCGCAGCGCTTCGGCATTCCCGAGGCGTGGATCGTCGCCGTCAAACGCGCCGAAAGCGCGGGCGACGTGCGCGCCGTGTCGTCGGCTGGGGCCATGGGACTGATGCAGGTCATGCCCAACACCTGGGCCGAGCTTCGCGTCCGCTATCGGCTCGGCCGCGACCCTTATGATCCGCGCGACAACATCCTCGCGGGCGCCGCGTATCTGCGCGAAATGTACGACCGCTACGGCACGATCCCGGCGATGCTCGCGGCCTACAATGCGGGCCCGGCGCGCTACGACGCGCATCTTCAAACGGGCCGCGCTCTGCCGGCCGAAACGCGCGCCTATGTCGCGCTGATCGCTCCGCAGCTCGGGGCCAGTGCGCCATCCAGCATGCCGCCTGTCGCACCGCCGCCGCCGCCCGACTGGCGCGAGGCGCCGCTATTCGTCGTGCGCTCAGCCGACGCTCGCGCCGCCGTTTCGCGGTCATCGGCAGCACGTTCGGATGACAGCCGCTCCTCCGTCGCGGCGCGTTCGCTCGATCCGACAGAAGCGTCCGAAGCGTCCGATGCGCCCCTTGTCGTCGCACGCGCCGACCCCGGAGCGCCACGATGA
- a CDS encoding VirD2 family relaxase/mobilization nuclease: MADEREFRIRPGRIRSTRAQSARPFIAQALAAAKKAGGGVSRSGRIVSASRSRFGRGQRASIQANRLITARTRGAVIKARVVRHSARAAPLGTHLDYLRRDGVTRDGEKARLFGPGTEEADGRAFAERCQDDRHHFRFIVSPDDAVEMSDLRSFTRDLVGQMEKDLDTRLDWVAVDHWNTEHPHVHLIVRGVRDDGQDLVISRDYIKEGMRDRARDLITQELGPRTDHDIRRSLERQIGAERWTQLDRQLVRDARETGVIDVAPDAGRQPDAYSVEKVGRLRKLESLGLATEVGPGQWMIDDKAKATLRELGERGDIIKRMHRALTERGIERGSAGYVLAAESLDTPIVGRLVARGLDDELQGTAYAVVDGVDGRTHHIKLADLDAAGDSAPGSIVELRKFDDARGQRRAALAVRSDLGLGAQVAASGATWLDRQAIAREPVVLSDGGFGAEVRQALEKRAEHLVAEGLAERQGKRVIFSRNLIDTLRRRELEAVADKLATETGQPFKPAGNGEYVAGAYRQRLALASGRFAMIDDGLGFQLVPWSPSLEKQLGKHVSGVARGDGGVDWSFGRKRGLGL, encoded by the coding sequence ATGGCCGATGAGCGCGAGTTTCGCATCCGGCCTGGGCGCATCCGCTCGACCCGTGCGCAATCGGCGCGGCCCTTCATCGCACAGGCGCTCGCCGCAGCGAAGAAGGCGGGCGGCGGCGTCTCGCGCTCGGGCCGCATCGTCTCCGCCAGCCGCTCCCGCTTCGGACGCGGCCAGCGCGCGAGCATCCAGGCGAACCGCCTCATCACCGCGCGCACGCGCGGCGCCGTCATCAAGGCGCGCGTCGTGCGCCACTCGGCGCGGGCGGCGCCGCTCGGCACCCATCTCGATTATCTGCGCCGTGATGGCGTGACCCGGGACGGGGAGAAGGCGCGGCTGTTCGGGCCGGGGACGGAGGAAGCGGACGGGCGCGCCTTCGCCGAGCGGTGCCAGGACGACCGGCATCATTTCCGGTTCATCGTCTCGCCCGACGACGCGGTGGAGATGTCCGACCTCAGATCCTTCACCCGCGATCTGGTCGGGCAGATGGAGAAGGATCTCGACACGCGGCTCGACTGGGTCGCGGTCGATCACTGGAACACCGAGCATCCGCATGTCCATCTGATCGTGCGCGGCGTCCGCGACGACGGCCAGGACCTCGTCATCTCGCGCGACTACATCAAGGAGGGCATGCGCGACCGCGCGCGCGACCTCATCACCCAGGAGCTCGGCCCGCGCACCGACCACGACATCCGCCGCTCGCTGGAGAGGCAGATCGGCGCCGAGCGATGGACCCAACTCGACCGCCAGCTCGTCCGCGACGCTCGCGAGACCGGCGTCATCGACGTCGCCCCCGACGCGGGTCGCCAGCCCGATGCCTACAGCGTCGAAAAGGTCGGCCGCCTGCGCAAGCTCGAAAGTCTTGGCCTGGCCACCGAGGTGGGGCCGGGTCAGTGGATGATCGACGACAAGGCCAAGGCGACCTTACGCGAGCTCGGCGAGCGCGGCGACATCATCAAGCGCATGCACCGCGCCCTGACCGAGCGCGGCATCGAGCGCGGCTCGGCCGGCTATGTGCTCGCGGCCGAGAGCCTCGACACGCCGATCGTCGGCCGGCTCGTCGCCCGCGGTCTCGACGACGAGCTGCAGGGCACCGCCTATGCTGTGGTCGATGGCGTCGATGGACGCACCCACCACATCAAGCTCGCCGATCTCGATGCCGCAGGCGACAGCGCGCCGGGCTCCATCGTCGAGCTGCGCAAGTTCGACGACGCGCGCGGCCAGCGCCGGGCGGCGCTCGCCGTGCGATCCGATCTGGGTCTCGGCGCACAGGTGGCGGCCTCGGGCGCGACCTGGCTCGACCGGCAGGCGATCGCCCGAGAGCCGGTGGTCTTATCGGACGGCGGCTTCGGCGCCGAGGTGCGCCAGGCGCTGGAGAAGCGCGCCGAGCATCTCGTCGCTGAAGGATTGGCGGAGCGGCAGGGAAAGCGCGTCATCTTCTCTCGCAACCTGATCGACACGCTTCGCCGCCGCGAGCTCGAGGCCGTGGCCGACAAGCTCGCCACCGAGACCGGCCAGCCGTTCAAGCCGGCGGGGAACGGCGAGTATGTCGCTGGCGCCTATCGCCAGCGGCTCGCGCTCGCATCCGGCCGCTTTGCGATGATCGATGACGGTCTCGGCTTCCAGCTCGTGCCCTGGTCGCCATCGCTCGAAAAACAGCTCGGCAAACACGTCTCCGGGGTCGCCCGCGGCGACGGCGGCGTCGACTGGAGCTTCGGCCGCAAGCGGGGGCTCGGCCTCTAA